A window from Candidatus Binatus sp. encodes these proteins:
- a CDS encoding NHL repeat-containing protein gives MNRQVGHAGSRYRRSFGIAAAMFAVALYAVIVLASGTTSDRVLGQLDFTHKLPNLVDGKGLNLPQAVAIDSSATPNRIYVADEDNNRVLGWRDAGSFTNGAAADLVIGQPDFLSSLCNGSSAAVSAHSLCYPQGVAVDPSGNLYVADDYNNRVLEYANPFVACSNTFPCVGGPANLVFGQGGSFTSDLCNYDTFDGSSTAIDLCGPTAVAVDASANLYVADGSNNRVLEYNTPLTTDVTADLVFGQGGSFTSDLCNYDTTDGSSTAIDLCGPAAVAVDGLGNLYVVDNVNNRVLEFNTPLTTDVTADMVFGQGGSFTSNNCDYDTADGSSTALDLCGPSGVAVDGSDNLYVADQSNGRVLEYNTPLTTDVSADMVFGQGGDFTLDGGCNYDSGLSGSQSTADDLCYPAGVAVDPLGNLYVADESNNRVLEYNTPLTSGATAGLVLGQDDFAHNVANLVDAQGLNFPEAVAIDASATPNRVYVADEENNRVLGWRDAGAFTNGAPADLVIGQLDFLSSMCNGSSATVGAYSLCYPQGVAVDGAGNLYVADEKNSRVLEYMNPFAACNNTFPCVGGPANVVLGQGASFTSNSCDYDTGGNWYGASAIDLCYPEGVAVDAAGNLYVADASNSRVLEYNAPLSTGATPARVFGQGASFTSNACNFDGGDAIGALRPSSANDLCYPSGVGLDGAGNLYVADGSNNNRVLEYNTPLNVSSGESGAGDTTADAVFGQGGSFNSHACNYDGTGFPKPSTANDLCDPTAVAVDASGNLYVADESNKRVLEYNTPLTTGTTANRVFGACGSFTSSACTGLSANSLSDPTGVAVDPSGNLYVADFANSRVLEYHQPLAPPTPTITATPTPTQTATATATATPTATPTPVPASLKVSPKTLHFPTSQIGSTSKPGKVKLFNPRNKKQDSPILIESAVATPPFSIDTALSTCQIGMELAPKSACYFFLTYTAGALGTRTGTFTITDDSQTAAHAIVNLSGKAKPPKQ, from the coding sequence ATGAATCGGCAAGTTGGACACGCAGGCAGCCGCTATCGGCGCAGCTTCGGGATTGCGGCCGCGATGTTTGCCGTCGCACTGTATGCGGTTATCGTGCTCGCCAGCGGCACTACCTCCGACCGTGTGCTGGGGCAGTTGGATTTCACACACAAGCTGCCCAACCTGGTGGACGGTAAAGGGCTCAACCTCCCTCAAGCGGTGGCGATCGATTCGAGCGCCACGCCAAATCGAATTTACGTGGCCGATGAAGACAACAACCGGGTGCTGGGCTGGAGAGACGCGGGCTCGTTCACCAACGGCGCTGCGGCCGACCTGGTGATCGGACAGCCCGATTTCCTCTCCTCTCTGTGCAACGGCAGCAGCGCCGCGGTCAGCGCCCACAGCCTGTGCTATCCACAGGGAGTCGCGGTGGACCCGTCGGGCAACCTCTACGTGGCGGATGATTACAACAACCGGGTGCTGGAATACGCAAATCCATTTGTGGCGTGCAGCAACACCTTCCCATGCGTGGGCGGTCCGGCCAACCTGGTCTTTGGCCAGGGCGGAAGCTTCACCTCGGATTTGTGCAATTACGACACCTTCGATGGTAGTTCCACCGCCATCGACTTGTGCGGTCCGACAGCAGTCGCGGTGGACGCGTCGGCCAACCTCTACGTGGCGGATGGAAGCAACAACCGGGTGCTGGAGTATAACACCCCGCTGACCACCGACGTCACCGCGGACCTGGTCTTTGGCCAGGGCGGAAGCTTCACCTCGGATTTGTGCAATTACGACACCACCGATGGCAGTTCCACCGCCATCGACTTGTGCGGTCCAGCCGCAGTTGCGGTGGACGGATTAGGCAACCTCTACGTGGTGGACAACGTCAACAACCGGGTGCTGGAGTTCAACACCCCGCTGACCACCGATGTCACGGCGGACATGGTCTTTGGCCAGGGCGGGAGCTTCACCTCGAATAACTGCGATTACGACACCGCCGATGGCAGCTCCACCGCCCTCGACTTGTGCGGTCCATCAGGAGTCGCGGTGGACGGGTCGGACAATCTGTATGTGGCGGATCAGAGCAACGGCCGGGTGCTGGAGTACAACACCCCGCTGACCACCGATGTCTCGGCGGACATGGTCTTCGGCCAAGGCGGGGACTTCACGTTGGATGGTGGGTGTAATTACGACAGCGGTCTTTCCGGCAGCCAGAGCACTGCCGACGACCTGTGCTATCCAGCCGGAGTTGCGGTGGACCCATTGGGCAACCTCTACGTGGCCGATGAGAGCAACAACCGGGTGCTCGAGTACAACACCCCGCTGACCAGCGGCGCCACTGCCGGCCTGGTGTTAGGTCAGGATGATTTCGCACACAACGTGGCCAACCTGGTGGACGCTCAGGGGCTGAACTTCCCTGAAGCGGTGGCGATCGACGCCAGCGCGACCCCAAATCGAGTTTACGTGGCCGATGAAGAGAACAACCGGGTGCTGGGCTGGAGGGACGCGGGCGCGTTCACCAACGGCGCTCCGGCCGACCTCGTGATCGGACAGCTCGACTTCCTCTCCTCTATGTGCAACGGCAGCAGCGCTACGGTCGGCGCCTACAGCCTGTGCTATCCACAGGGAGTCGCGGTGGACGGCGCGGGCAACCTCTACGTGGCGGATGAAAAGAACAGCCGGGTGCTCGAGTACATGAATCCGTTTGCGGCCTGCAATAACACCTTCCCGTGCGTGGGCGGTCCGGCCAATGTGGTCTTGGGCCAGGGCGCGAGCTTCACCTCGAATAGTTGCGATTACGACACAGGCGGCAATTGGTACGGCGCCAGCGCCATCGACCTGTGCTATCCGGAGGGAGTCGCGGTGGACGCCGCGGGCAACCTTTACGTGGCGGATGCAAGCAACAGCCGGGTGCTGGAATACAACGCCCCGCTGAGCACCGGCGCCACCCCCGCCCGAGTCTTTGGCCAGGGCGCAAGCTTCACCTCCAACGCGTGCAATTTCGACGGCGGCGACGCTATCGGCGCTCTCAGGCCGTCCTCCGCCAATGACCTCTGCTATCCATCTGGAGTCGGATTGGACGGCGCGGGCAACCTCTACGTGGCCGATGGAAGCAACAACAACCGGGTGTTGGAGTACAACACTCCGCTCAATGTGAGCAGTGGCGAAAGCGGCGCTGGCGACACCACCGCAGATGCGGTCTTTGGCCAAGGCGGGAGCTTTAACTCGCATGCGTGCAATTACGACGGCACCGGCTTTCCCAAGCCCTCCACCGCCAACGACTTGTGCGATCCAACCGCAGTCGCGGTGGACGCGTCGGGCAACCTCTACGTGGCCGATGAAAGCAACAAGCGGGTGCTGGAGTACAACACTCCGCTGACCACCGGCACGACCGCCAACAGGGTCTTTGGCGCCTGCGGCAGTTTCACGTCGTCTGCATGCACTGGGCTCAGCGCCAACAGCCTGAGCGACCCAACAGGAGTCGCAGTGGACCCGTCGGGCAACCTCTATGTGGCGGATTTCGCCAACAGCCGGGTGCTGGAGTACCACCAGCCGCTGGCGCCTCCCACGCCGACCATTACCGCGACCCCGACGCCAACTCAGACAGCTACCGCCACGGCCACGGCCACTCCGACCGCCACACCGACCCCGGTGCCTGCGTCATTAAAGGTATCGCCCAAGACCCTGCACTTCCCGACCTCCCAGATCGGCAGCACCAGCAAGCCGGGCAAGGTGAAGCTCTTCAATCCGCGCAACAAAAAACAGGACTCGCCGATCCTCATCGAGAGCGCGGTGGCGACCCCGCCATTCAGCATCGATACTGCGCTCAGCACCTGTCAGATCGGGATGGAGCTGGCGCCCAAGAGCGCCTGCTACTTCTTCCTGACCTACACTGCCGGCGCGCTGGGCACGCGAACCGGGACCTTTACCATAACCGACGACTCGCAGACCGCCGCTCACGCGATCGTCAACCTAAGCGGCAAGGCAAAGCCGCCGAAGCAATGA